Below is a genomic region from Desulfobacter sp..
GCCTCGGGCACCACAACCCCCCGGGTCGGCGGGGTGGGGGAATGCACCATCCATATTTTTGACGATCCCTGTGATATCGAGGATATCTGCCAGAAAATGGAAGCCATGGCCGAAATCAAAAAGTCCTGGAATTTTTTTAACCGGGATGCGGCCATGGTCAGGGATGCCGATGCCTTGCTCATCACCACCTCCCTGCGCTGTCTCAATGACCCGGCAGACATCAACTGCAACCTGTGCGGTAAACTGGTCTGCGAATACCTCAAAGAGGAAGACAAGCTGGAACCATCCGAGGATGTGGCATTTACAGGGCCCTTGTGCACCTTCAGGGCCACCAACATCGCCTACGCCCTGGACGGGATGATGAACCAGGCAAGACATTTAGGCGTTGACTATGGCTCCTATTGGTCCTGCGGGGCAGCGGCCATGCGCATGGGCATTTTGCCCAGGGATACGGGATTTGCCATGGGAGTGGCCATTTCCGTCACTAAAAAAAGCCCGTTCCGGGATATCCCGAAAAACTATGCCCAAATTAACCAGCGGTCCATGAACGATCGGATGATCAACCGGCTCTGGCCCCAGTTCAGATCCATTTATTCATAGAAAGGAAGGCATGTATGAGTATCACAAAAATGTCAGACCTGGTGGAACAGGGATTTAACCGTTCAATTGAACTGGTCAGCCTGGCTGCCCATAATTCATTCAGGTTCAACGAGAGAAACACCGTAAAAATGGTCACCCTCCAGGGTGAGGATTTAGAGCAGATTGCCGAGTATTGTTTTTCCCTGGGCGACATGTCGCCCCTGGCCGCCCGGGACGGCATGAACCTGGTCCAGATGATGAAAGAGCCCTTTGCCCTGTTCATCATCGGAGACAAACGAAAATCCGACTTCAACTACAATTGCGGGGCCTGCGGATACAAGACCTGTGCAGAACTCAACAAGGCCGAGATGGTGGAATCTCTCACCGCCAACGGTCCCTCCTGTCTGTTTAAAAATATCAACCTGGGGATCGCGGCCAATGCTGCGGCATCCTCAGCCCATGCCATGGGCCTGCACTGCCGGGTTTTTTCCACCTTTGCCTTTGCCGCCAAGGCGTTGGAAGTGATCGAGGATATTGACATATGTATCTCGGTTTCCATAAGCGCGGCCAAGAAAAACCCCTATTTTGACCGTCACGAATACTGGACCCAGGACCATTGGGATGAAACCTTTGCAAAAGAATTTTCACCCTATAGCCACGGGTTCATCGGTGCGGTGGAAGATTAAAAGGAGAAAAACCCATGGCAGACAAGCTGCATTTAAACCAGGCCATTATTTCCCATTTTCTGGAGCTCAAAGCAGATGCCCAGCCAGACAAGGAAATACTGGTCTTTGAAAATTCGGGATCCACGCCTTCAACCACGCCGGACCCGGCAGACGAAATTTTCACCTATGAAATGCTTTACCAAGGATCCAACAAAATTGCCCAGGCCTTTCTGGACGCAGGGCTGACCTCCGGCGATACCTATGCGGTGTTCATGCGCAACCATGCGGAGTTTGTGCTCTCCATGCTGGCCGGCCCGGTCATGGGGGCAATCATGGTGCCCATTGATCCTAGAAGCCAAGGGCAGCGGCTGAAATTTTTACTCACCAATTCCAGTGCAAAGGCCGTTGTGGTCTCTTTGGATTATCTGCCGGCCTTGGAAGCGGTACTGCCCGACCTGCCCCAGATCAAAACCGTGTTTCTGGTTGAAAAACCGGGACAGACCTATGAAAAACAAATCAACCATCCCTACCTTAATGAAATTCTTGAACAGAATACCTGGGACCGGGTGGATCAGCAGACCATGGATGTGCGCCATCCGTTTCAGATCATTTACACCTCGGGCACCACAGGAGATCCCAAAGGGGTAATGATCAGAAACAATAGGTTTGGAATGTTCAATATTGTCACCCGGCTGGTCTGGAAGTACAAACCGTCGGATGTGCTGTATACAGGACTTTCTCTCACCCACGGCAATGCCGATGGCCGTAACCCTGTTCCCGGCCATCGGCACCGGGGTCAAGGCGGTGATCTCCCCTAAATTCACCAAAAGCCGAATCTGGGATATCTGCAGAGCCCACGGCTGCACAAGCTTTTCCCTTCTAGGGGGAATGATGGCTGGAATCTTTAATGAAACCCCAAAAAAAAATGATCCGGACAATCCTGTGAAAACAGTCATTTCAGCCGGTACGCCCAGGGCCATCTGGGAAGGGTTTGAAATTCGGTTTGATACCCAGATTTTAGAATGGTACGGGGCGGTGGAAGGGGGATTTGCCTACAAGCCGCCGGGCCGTGGTCCCATCGGATCCTTTGGCAAACCATTGCCCGGGCTCATGGAATTCAAAGTGGTGGATGAATCAGACAATGAAATGGACAATAACACCCCAGGAGAACTCATCGTCAAGATGACCAAGGGAGAGACCAAGGTGGATTATTTGGGCAACAAGGCGGCGTCTGACGAAAAAACAAAGGGGGGATGGCTGCGCACCGGAGACATGGTCTTCAAGGATGACAAAGGGTGGTATTTTTTCTGCAACCGCAAGGGCAAGGAACTGCGAAGATCAGGGGATTTTATCCAGCCCGACCATATTGAAAAGGTACTGGGCGAACATGAGGATGTTTCCGAGGCCTGTGTATACGGGATCCCGGCAGCCTCGGGTGCCCCTGGCGAAAGTGATCTTGTGGCGGCCCTGTCCCCGTTTGAGGGAAAAACCATAGATCCTGTCAAAATCTTTGAGGCCTGTAAAAAAGGGCTGGAACCCAACTTTGTCCCCTCCTATATCCAGGTCAAAAAGATCATTCCCAAAACCATTTCGGAAAAGGCCCAGGACCGGGTGCTCAAGGATGAATTCACCCCGGACGGGGATAATATCTTTTGCCTGGCTGACTATTAAAGGAGATCCCATGAAATTGTATACGGATTTAAATATTGACCTGACCAAAGAACAAGACTCCATCAAAGAAGAGACCCATAGATTTGCCAAGGAGGTGCTGCGGCCTGCCAGCCTGGAACTGGACAAACTCCATGATCCTGCCCAGGTAATTGAAAGTCCTTTGTTCAAAGATGCCTTTAAAAAGGGGTATGAACTGGGATACCACACGGTATTCTTACCCGACTCCTGGGGAGGGATCGGGGCGGATCCCTTGGAATCCCATATCATATTTGAGGAGCTTGCCTGGGGATCGGTGGACTTTGCCATCGGCATCGGCGTGGCCTGTTTCCCGGCTTTTTTTGCAGCCATGGTGCCGGATGAACGCCTCATAGATGAAATCATCACCCCCTTCTGTGAAAACACCGATGCTTCGTTTATCGGATGCTGGGGCATTACCGAACCCGACCACGGCACCGACACCCTCTCTCCTTTTACCCCGGAATTTTCTGACCCTGCCATCAAAGGCCAGACCCTGGCCGTCAGGGACGGGGACGAATATATCATCTCCGGCCAAAAGGCGGCCTGGGTCTCCAACGGCAGTATTGCCACCCATTGCCTGCTTTATCCCCAGCTTGACACCGACAGGGGCCTTGCCGGTGGCGGAATCTGCATTGTGCCCCTGGATCTTGCCGGGGTTAAAAAAGGGGCTCCCCTGGACAAAATGGGCCAGCGGGCCCTGAACCAGGGGGAGATCTTTTTTGACAATGTCCGCATCCCCAAAG
It encodes:
- a CDS encoding AMP-binding protein, whose product is MAVTLFPAIGTGVKAVISPKFTKSRIWDICRAHGCTSFSLLGGMMAGIFNETPKKNDPDNPVKTVISAGTPRAIWEGFEIRFDTQILEWYGAVEGGFAYKPPGRGPIGSFGKPLPGLMEFKVVDESDNEMDNNTPGELIVKMTKGETKVDYLGNKAASDEKTKGGWLRTGDMVFKDDKGWYFFCNRKGKELRRSGDFIQPDHIEKVLGEHEDVSEACVYGIPAASGAPGESDLVAALSPFEGKTIDPVKIFEACKKGLEPNFVPSYIQVKKIIPKTISEKAQDRVLKDEFTPDGDNIFCLADY
- a CDS encoding acyl--CoA ligase — encoded protein: MADKLHLNQAIISHFLELKADAQPDKEILVFENSGSTPSTTPDPADEIFTYEMLYQGSNKIAQAFLDAGLTSGDTYAVFMRNHAEFVLSMLAGPVMGAIMVPIDPRSQGQRLKFLLTNSSAKAVVVSLDYLPALEAVLPDLPQIKTVFLVEKPGQTYEKQINHPYLNEILEQNTWDRVDQQTMDVRHPFQIIYTSGTTGDPKGVMIRNNRFGMFNIVTRLVWKYKPSDVLYTGLSLTHGNADGRNPVPGHRHRGQGGDLP